A genomic window from Peromyscus maniculatus bairdii isolate BWxNUB_F1_BW_parent chromosome 1, HU_Pman_BW_mat_3.1, whole genome shotgun sequence includes:
- the LOC143271993 gene encoding binder of sperm protein homolog 2-like isoform X1, with the protein MLLVCMFSGTLPLLMGFLLSWTPFVCEQQILKEELISHLHPPKQEISVANCVFPFIYGDELHFNCISTHSDFDWCSLDFRFKGRWRYCTALDPPICVFPFQFRKKAIYECTKEGYILNRSWCSLTDNYNKDKKWKQCSPHNF; encoded by the exons atgttacttgtatgtatgttttcagggaccCTCCCGCTATTGATGGGCTTCCTTCTCAGCTGGACTCCTTTTGTGTGTGAGCAACAAATACTCAAGGAAG aaTTGATCTCTCATTTACACCCTCCAAAACAAG AAATTTCTGTTGCTAACTGTGTCTTTCCATTCATCTACGGTGATGAATTACACTTCAATTGTATCTCCACCCACAGTGACTTTGATTGGTGTTCCCTTGACTTTCGCTTCAAAGGAAGATGGCGCTACTGCACAGCACTGG ATCCTCCAATATGTGTCTTCCCTTTCCAATTCAGAAAAAAGGCTATTTATGAATGCACCAAGGAAGGCTACATTTTGAATCGGAGTTGGTGTTCATTGACTGACAATTACAACAAAGATAAAAAATGGAAGCAATGTTCTCCTCACAA TTTTTAG
- the LOC143271993 gene encoding binder of sperm protein homolog 2-like isoform X2, whose protein sequence is MLLVCMFSGTLPLLMGFLLSWTPFVCEQQILKEELISHLHPPKQEISVANCVFPFIYGDELHFNCISTHSDFDWCSLDFRFKGRWRYCTALDPPICVFPFQFRKKAIYECTKEGYILNRSWCSLTDNYNKDKKWKQCSPHK, encoded by the exons atgttacttgtatgtatgttttcagggaccCTCCCGCTATTGATGGGCTTCCTTCTCAGCTGGACTCCTTTTGTGTGTGAGCAACAAATACTCAAGGAAG aaTTGATCTCTCATTTACACCCTCCAAAACAAG AAATTTCTGTTGCTAACTGTGTCTTTCCATTCATCTACGGTGATGAATTACACTTCAATTGTATCTCCACCCACAGTGACTTTGATTGGTGTTCCCTTGACTTTCGCTTCAAAGGAAGATGGCGCTACTGCACAGCACTGG ATCCTCCAATATGTGTCTTCCCTTTCCAATTCAGAAAAAAGGCTATTTATGAATGCACCAAGGAAGGCTACATTTTGAATCGGAGTTGGTGTTCATTGACTGACAATTACAACAAAGATAAAAAATGGAAGCAATGTTCTCCTCACAAGTAA
- the LOC121825719 gene encoding binder of sperm protein homolog 2-like, with the protein MRHLVGWVSLAVCMYGLNADLIPYLRPPMEEFPVPNCTFPFIYNEVTYHSCISVHSDYDWCSLDYYFQGRWRYCKAFDPPMCTFPFQFGKKYIYECTKEGYILNRSWCSLTDNYNKDKKWKQCSPYND; encoded by the exons ATGAGACATCTTGTGGGCTGGGTGTCGCTAGCTGTCTGTATGTATGGACTGAATGCAG actTGATTCCTTATTTACGGCCCCCAATGGAAG AATTTCCTGTGCCAAACTGTACCTTTCCATTCATCTATAATGAGGTAACCTACCACAGCTGCATCTCTGTCCACAGTGACTATGATTGGTGCTCCCTTGATTATTATTTCCAAGGAAGGTGGAGATACTGCAAAGCATTTG ATCCTCCAATGTGTacctttcctttccaatttggaaAAAAGTACATTTATGAATGCACCAAGGAAGGCTACATTTTGAATCGGAGTTGGTGTTCATTGACTGACAATTACAACAAAGATAAAAAATGGAAGCAATGTTCTCCTTACAA TGACTAA
- the LOC143271993 gene encoding binder of sperm protein homolog 2-like isoform X3, which translates to MRHLVGWLSLAVCMFRLNAELISHLHPPKQEISVANCVFPFIYGDELHFNCISTHSDFDWCSLDFRFKGRWRYCTALDPPICVFPFQFRKKAIYECTKEGYILNRSWCSLTDNYNKDKKWKQCSPHNF; encoded by the exons ATGAGACATCTTGTGGGCTGGTTGTCGCTAGCTGTCTGCATGTTCAGACTGAATGCAG aaTTGATCTCTCATTTACACCCTCCAAAACAAG AAATTTCTGTTGCTAACTGTGTCTTTCCATTCATCTACGGTGATGAATTACACTTCAATTGTATCTCCACCCACAGTGACTTTGATTGGTGTTCCCTTGACTTTCGCTTCAAAGGAAGATGGCGCTACTGCACAGCACTGG ATCCTCCAATATGTGTCTTCCCTTTCCAATTCAGAAAAAAGGCTATTTATGAATGCACCAAGGAAGGCTACATTTTGAATCGGAGTTGGTGTTCATTGACTGACAATTACAACAAAGATAAAAAATGGAAGCAATGTTCTCCTCACAA TTTTTAG